The Streptomyces racemochromogenes DNA segment TCCGCAGGATCGGCTGGTGGATTGCCGCAGGGATATGGGCAGCCGGCAGACAACCAACCCCTACGGGTTCATCCGACGCTTCCGTCCGAGGGGCAGGTGTTGTCTCCGTTGCCTGTCATGCCGAGCCGTGACGTAAACGTAGGCATCGACCACCTTGCCACGCTCCCGGATAGTCCCCTGCCCCCAATAGCGGTACCGGTTGGCGCTGGTGAAGGTGGAAATGGGCCGCGTTTCTCAGCACCGTCATTGCCGATGCCTCCGGTGATTGGGACGCCAGGGCTGGGCGGCGGCTCTCTCCCGGTCGGGCGGCCCCCTGGGGGGATCGGCGGGAAGGTTGGCGGCATTGCCGTACCACCTCCACGCGATACTGGGATCGTGGGTGGTCGGCCGATTGCCACCGGCGGGTCGAGCGCTGGCATCCATCGTGGCACGGTCATCGGCGCTGATGGTCCGCATGCTGGCGGTCGCCCGATGCCTGGAATGATGGGCGGCGGCCTCAGTGCACCGCATGGCACTCCAGGTGGCCAAGCGACTGGTCGCCGACTGGCCATGGAGCCAGGGGGCGTTGTCGGTGGACGCCAGGCAGTAACTGGCGGCCAGGCGTTCACCCAGGGCGGGGCGGGCGTTGTACGCGGGTCGGGAGCCGGGGCTGTGGGTCACGGCGGCACCGTGTCACCAGCGGCGGGCAGGCAACGTGGAGGTCAGGTGGGCCGCCGGCCTGGCTACCTGGCCGAGGACGAAGAGACCTGGCAGGGCAACCGCCGCGTTGTCCCTCCGGTGATCGACTGAGCGGAACGGACATTGCACGGGATGCGCACGCGAAGGGTGACTTCGACCCTCATGGGTCTCATGTTGGTCGGGGTTGCGGTTGCCCCGGCGCATGCGCAGACCATCCGGGAGCAGCAGTGGCACCTGGATGCCATGAAGGTCGACGATGTCTGGAAAATCAGCACTGGTAAAGGTGTGACGGTTGCTGTCATCGATACGGGCGTCGGTCGGATCCCTGAGCTAGAAGGCCAGGTCCTGCCGGGAAAGACATTTCCCGCAGGGGACGGCAATGGCGACGCCCGTGACGACTATGACGGTCACGGTACGAGCATGGCCGCCATGATTGCCGGAACTGGTAGTCACCCCAGCGGGGATGGCGCCTACGGCCTTGCGCCCGGAGCTAAGATCCTTCCAATCAGGGTGCCCAATGTTTTGGAGGAGGCTGCTACTCCAACGTGGGTGGAAGCCATCCGATTCGCTGCTGACTCGGAAGCCCAGATCATCAACATTTCCCAAGGTCGGGCGGGTAGTCCGGAAGATGATCGAGCGCGAGCTGAAGCGGTGAAGTACGCACTGTCGAAGGGGAAATTGATTTTCGCTGCTGTTGGGAACGAGGGGGATACCCTCAACAGGGTTAATTATCCAGCTGCGACGCCGGGAGTGGTCGGGGTAGCCGCAGTGGACTCTGATGGCCGGGCAACGAAGGAGTCGGAGCATGGCGTACAGGTAGATATGTCCGCACCTGGCGTCGGCATCGTTACGGCATGTACGCGGAAGACGGGGCTGTGCACCAGCCACGGCACAAGCGACGCCACCGCCCTAACCTCGGCCTCCGCCGCCCTCCTCTGGTCCGCTCACCCCACCTGGACCAACAACCAGATCCTCCGTGTCCTCCTCAACACCGCCGGCAAGCCCGTCGACGGCGTCGAGCGGAACGACTACATCGGCTACGGCGTGGTCCGCCCCCGCGTCGCCCTCCCCACCCCCGGGGACCCCGGCCCGGCGGACGTGTATCCGCTGCCCGACCTCGCGGCAGCCGCGGCGGCAGCCGGAACGGCAGCATCGGGCGCTCCCGTTCCCTCGACCGGGGGAAAGATCACCGCCCCGCCCCCGCCCCGGGCCGGGGCTGCGGTAGACAAGGGCGACGGCGGTGGCGGTCTGTCCTGGATCGCCCTCGGGCTGGGGGCCTGTGTCCTCATCGGCGGAGCCGTCG contains these protein-coding regions:
- the mycP gene encoding type VII secretion-associated serine protease mycosin, producing the protein MGLMLVGVAVAPAHAQTIREQQWHLDAMKVDDVWKISTGKGVTVAVIDTGVGRIPELEGQVLPGKTFPAGDGNGDARDDYDGHGTSMAAMIAGTGSHPSGDGAYGLAPGAKILPIRVPNVLEEAATPTWVEAIRFAADSEAQIINISQGRAGSPEDDRARAEAVKYALSKGKLIFAAVGNEGDTLNRVNYPAATPGVVGVAAVDSDGRATKESEHGVQVDMSAPGVGIVTACTRKTGLCTSHGTSDATALTSASAALLWSAHPTWTNNQILRVLLNTAGKPVDGVERNDYIGYGVVRPRVALPTPGDPGPADVYPLPDLAAAAAAAGTAASGAPVPSTGGKITAPPPPRAGAAVDKGDGGGGLSWIALGLGACVLIGGAVAAVVVRRARS